Proteins encoded within one genomic window of Ranitomeya variabilis isolate aRanVar5 chromosome 4, aRanVar5.hap1, whole genome shotgun sequence:
- the LOC143766102 gene encoding coilin-like — protein MAAPYSPTELRIRLRFDYPPPAIPESSDFWFLLDSENCRAVTDVSAIIRKRFYYGRQGALSLYLDGRLLHPRENMRIIRDNDTISVKWEESPRGQLTTDSQGPIIVWIIGPSFIFWAEKRARESILKIYHLIQLKFRSSGTVFGA, from the exons ATGGCGGCTCCATACAGCCCCACAGAGCTGCGGATCAGGCTCAGGTTTGATTACCCGCCGCCCGCGATCCCGGAGAGCAGCGACTTTTGGTTCTTGCTGGACTCGGAGAATTGCCGGGCCGTCACCGATGTGAGTGCCATCATCAGGAAGCGATTCTATTACGGCCGCCAGGGGGCGCTGTCCCTGTACCTGGACGGACGTCTGTTGCACCCCAGGGAGAACATGCGCATCATCCGGGACAACGACACCATCAG TGTGAAATGGGAAGAGTCACCAAGAGGACAGCTTACAACAGACAGCCAAG GTCCAATCATAGTCTGGATTATTGGACCCTCGTTTATATTTTGGGCAGAGAAGAGGGCCAGAGAGTCTATTCTGAAAATCTATCATTTAATTCAGCTGAAGTTCAGATCTTCTGGCACAGTATTCGGGGCATGA